DNA sequence from the Coffea eugenioides isolate CCC68of chromosome 9, Ceug_1.0, whole genome shotgun sequence genome:
CTCCCCACACCGTACCAAAAACTTCTTTCTCTTGCTCTTTAAGTTCCTACAAGAAAATACTAAGCTAGATGAGAAGCAAAGAGGGTAGGCAAAGTAAGCTAAGGCGATACATTGCCGCACCAAAGAGATTTCTAGCCAAGGCTAGAGATTTTTACGTTAAAAGCATGATTGAATTCGATGGAAGGGTTGTCTATGGTAGCAACATGATGATGGCCATGCCTGCTCCCCGGGTATCCCACATGCCAAAATATTTTGGAGCAAGTTTGAAGAACGCTatgaaaaatgatgagaaatgGAAGGAGCTTCATCGATTGATGAATTCCAAGACCAATGAGGATAATAATTCTGATAAGGGAGGATTATGTCAGAGAAATAGCAAGGTGGATGCTTTTGATGATTTGTTTAGATGTTATAGTGTTAGTGTAGGAAGAATGGGAAGAATTGATGAAGATGAACCATGCTTTTTCAGAGAAGAAGAAATCATTATGAAGAGTGAGATCTTGATTCCTTCATGCAGACGCTAGGCTTCGTTGTTAGGTTGTTTTGCCCTTTGTTTCCCTTTATCTCATTCTGTCTGTAtaattttgttgttgttttcaCTTTTTGCTGGCTTGGATTCTATTGTTTGGCAATTCACCAATTTCCCTTTATCTTATGTTTATGATGTTATTTTAAAGTTTagggaaaatgacctgtttcatccctcacatttcacaaaaatattcttttcgtccctcacttttaaaatgaagcaatttcatccctgacatttaaaaattaaaactattacatccctgaacctaattttcaatttgaatcaaaccatccaataacccagtaataaatttcggAGATAAAATTGATAGGTCACTCggtcaatttcatcatattcacatgacatttatcaaaccaaaaaaataaacattataacataaaggccattatttgtcttggaatagtcgagtttttcttttgggtaaatcttttcatgcatcGTTAGTATATTCGCTTGCGAGTCTAGATGTGTAttataaatacaaaatttggtgtttaaatttaaattgaaatgatatggTAAGTACATAAAACCATCAATGTATACAATGACAATGTAGGAATTCAAGTTGAGTTATATTCAAGTTGAAttaaccaagtgatctaccaattataCCTTCAAAATTTGTAATCGGGTTGATAGGTGGTTTGATTTAGATTGAAAATTGGATTCAaggatgtaatagctttaatttttaaatgtcagggacaaaattgcttcattttaaaagtaagggacgaaaagaatatttttgtgaaatgtgagggatgaaataggtcattttccctaaagtttatgcctttgttgaattttttaTGATTGCTTTGTGTTgattacttggttatttgatactattattgttggatttcagttttatcccaccaataaaatccaagcccaacaaTTATTTTAAGCATGTTATTTAATACTTTTGCTTATATAATTATGAtcaactggccattaattatgataatcacAAGGTGTTGAATTGCAACAACAATTTGGAGTTTAACACTAGTTTAAGAAATTACTAAATTTAAGGAGTACACTAatgaaagtagaggtgcacctttgtaCCTTTTGTGATATTATTCCATGTGATTTCATAGAAGTAAATGAATCTATAGCTAACTTTATGTCCATGAAAGTGGGTATGGATTAGCTATAAGTACAATTGATTTACTGGTGAAAGCGGGTTTCACATATCTtaagaaattacaccataactagtcGAGATAGTAGTGCTCAATTGTCTAAGAATTGCATTTGCTTGAGTAGTTAGAGATACCTTGACTTGAGGACCTTTCCGTTATTATTTTCTAGCATAGTTTTActtttctccaatttgttgataataaataataaagaagtttGAATAGTGTCGATAGTTGATCAATCTTTCTTATGGAATCGATTCTTAATACCTTATATTCAAACGAGACTTGTAAACTTGTAGAAGTATACGGgatatttaggaatttataaatttaaaactTGCGGCGTAGCAAATAGATTATTCTTACAAGCACATCCTGCGCTTATCATATACTTTACCCCTATGACAATTAGTCAaaattaaaaatacaaaaaggTGAGTATAATGATTATTGCccatttattcataaaattatctATAACTTAGTATTATTTCCTTTGGTTGCTAAAAAAGTATACATCTTCTCTATCATATCAACTTACAACaatatcaaactaaaaaaaGTTAAATAATGTTTAAATTTAGTTTATATCCTTAAAATTTTTTCTATCAGTGGTTAGCATTCACATTTATATATTCTTTAttcaatttattataatttaagtcaaataaaaaagaataaatatcACAATACTAAATAAACACAAATaccaaatttctttttcaaaaagaGGTAATACTAaactttttttgtttaaaaatgtagttttttattattttagtttATGTGAAATTTTAGGCTCAAACTATTGTCATGTTCTATTGATGTATTTATAGTTTACTATTATTGCCTTTTCTtgtcaagaaaataaaatttcatttattctccattttccttctttATGTTTAAAACTGAGGTATATCAACCATTTTTAGCAAATTTGATTACGAATTTCGTATTGGACTAATttaataaatagaaaaatgacaaCAATATTAGTCTAGAagtttaaataaattaaaatcataaaaatttgttttagaaAAATGAGTTTGATATTACCTTTTTATAGAAATTATGATAATTACACTTATTTTTAGTATTAtgttatttattaattttgtttgaCTTAAAGTCTAATAAATTGAACAAAACATATATAGAAGTAAACATTAATCCAACAGGAAAAATGTCAAGGATATAAACTAAATATTAACCTTCTTTAactttttttcatttgatttttttaataattgatATGATAAAGAAGTTATAAATCTTTTGGCAATGAAAGGAAATGATATTAAGTTATAAATAATTTCATGAATAAAAGGGAAATAATGTTATTtcactcaattttttttatttttaactttgACTAGTCTTTATGGGAataaagtatatatatatatatatacatatatatttaagGTTGAGAAAGGTAAAGTGTGACTATCTCCTAAATTCAGGGGAACAAAgtgttattaatcctttatttTGTAATGTTTGTTAACACAGCCTAGTTCTAATCTTttatataagaaattaaatttctttactttcaaCGACAAAGTTGACCGTTAACTATTGTGGCATTTAAATGAAACTTGCAGTCAAAGAATTTAAGGGATAAAAATGTTTTTTGCCCAATTCTTAGAGGGGAAAatgtttttggtgattttttttgCCCAATTCTTAAAGGGCTAAAATGTTTTAGTAACGTTTAACTGTTTAAGGGCTAAAAATGTGATCCTTTGCACAATTCTTAGAAGCAAATGTTTTTTGACCTATTATTGAGGTCTAAATAGCTAATTAAATGAATTATGAGAACCAGAGTGCAAAATAGAGCCTGATATTGGAGGTTAAGTTAACCCTTTCAAATTGTACTAGGCATTCGACCCCGCGGCTGTCGCGGGGTGCCCATTCTATGTAAAAGTCTCTGGAAATTTCGCAGATCATGAATATGAAAGCAAAAAGCATGTGccttttttatatatagatTATCGCTATTCAATAGGCAAAGAGATAACAAACATGGTATGCAAAATCAAATAGAACAAGGCAGAATAGACTGAGCAGTAAGCAAAGGAGAAGCAATTAAGCGAAGAAAGGATTGCTTTACCTGAATAATAAATGGCTAATAGGATCGTGGAAAACTTGGGTGCACTAAATGAACTGGTATGATCATGGAAAAGGCACACACAGTGAGCATgagcaaaatacaccaaaatgggaaaagtaaggagattttttaaatttgttaatAGTTTATGGAGTCAGCTAACGTAAAAAAATTCAGAGTTAATGCAGACTAAAAAGCTGCAACAAAGAAAAATGATTATGCGCGAAGTACTGAGTTTTTTCACAAAAATCATGGAAACAAAACAGATATTCTTAGGTAATTAATCGGGAGGAAAAAAATGATAGAAACATAACTTCAaccacaagaaaagaaaataagtaaCTGCAGATTAACTAAGAGCAAACAAGGAAAAGGTCAACCAGGAAATGCagtaaagaaaaacaaggaCGTACCTGATTAAAGCCGGCGCGAAGCTAAGAATTCGACACAGGGATCAGGGAAAGCCAATAGAAAATAAAGAGCTAACAGAAAGGCGCAAGAGAGAAGAGAAACATCTCTAAAGCATTAGAATAGCTGCTAGACCGTAGATGAAGAAAACCAAATGAAAGAAACTGAGAGCGAAAAGGTTAATGTAGACGGAATGCATAACCTTCAACTATACAAAGAGTTTGTGGCCTGGCAGAACGAAGCATGTGCATGCATTAAATGTGACTAACGATTGCAAGTCCACTATGACTGTATGTAATATGTGAAAGAACCGAATGAAACAAGCATATCTCTATCTTTAAGTACACGACATGAGCTGTACCTACAGGTGTAACATGTAATCTGTAACCACGTAAAATAAATTTTGCGCCACGTAACCTTTAATCACCAGAGAAGAGCCACGTAAAATTTGATAGCATGCGGTGGCATCGTAGAGGAATTGCTATGTATTTTGCTAAACAGACGCAAAAACTTTAAATTAATAATTGAGAAggtaaaaaatatttattagataaacaggaaatttaaatttgtgtccatatgtatacatatatatataaacatttATTAGAtacaaacaaaatttaaatttgtgtcgatatatatacatatatataaatttcTGGAAATAAATATTCTTGTCAATATTTATATTTGGCTAAAAATCAGTTATATATAAAAAAACACAGAATTAATCATCACTTTGCCAATATTAAAACGCAAAAGCTTTAAATCAATAGTATTAGATACACACACAATCTGTCCTGATGTGtaccttttttaaaaaaatccataTTTTTGTTGACATGTATATTTGGTTCAtaattgatttatattttttatttcttagaTATGGAGatattttattttgtgatttatatttattagataTAGACATATTAGAAAATAAAACACGATCATAATAGCAAAAGGAAACAATTAACTTGTAACTGGAGCGTGAGGGGAAGCTTTAAACTAATATAATTCagtatatattaatattaaaacCAAATTTGTGGCGGTCACATATTGCGAGCAAAAGACACGACTAATTTCTTAGATTatacgttaaaaaaaaaacaatccgTCAAATGTACCTCTGACAGGGGGTGTTTCTCATTTTATAGCGGCCGTGCTGACTGGGCATGTCCGCATAATTAAAAAttgggtaaaaaataaaaaaggcccctgtggtaaacctaatacacagaaaagccccccatggtttcaaaatatacaacacgacccctcatgctttgaactaaattgtaaaggtgacggaatccgttaaagtTAACGGAAATggacaaaatgaccaaaataccctgatataattaagcaaaagacagctcaaaaaaatcatttgttttattctctaaatagagagaattgagggttaaggggtagaataggtatatttgataaaaattaagtataaatttttttttttaggttccaataagtcatttccgttaaatttaacggattccgtcacctttacaatttagttcaaagcatgaggtatcgtgttgtatattttgaaaccatagggggattttctgtgtattagactTACCACatggggcttttttgttttttacccttaaAAATTCCACCAGAAACTTGTCTGCAAAAAGTTCAGGGGAGCAGCAGGTGTCAGCGCGGACGTGCTGACTGGGCATGTCTGCGGCTGACTTGGGAATGAACATGTGTCAGACGCGGACGTGCTGACTGCGCACGTCCGTGGCTGACCAAATTACATCCGGTCTTTGCTTCTGATGTTTCTGCTCTAAAGTCCTTAATTTATTGTACTCCCATAACGaacttaatttgtgcctaaatAAGCCAAGCATTTTAACAGTGAATAAAAAAGGCAGGGTTTGATTTGACTGATTTTAATCCTACACCAATCTGCTTTTTACCAAACCAAGTGGAGCACCATTAGGAAGGATAAACATTAGCAGCAAAGTTCTCTTGAACTGAAAAAGTTTGGTCTTTGggattatttcttcttttgtatAAATGAgttcttttcttatttgtttattttgcaTGTAGTTCTTCATTGATTCTAAAGCTAAGCAAAAATTAGCTTCTGCCCACAAGAAACCCTGTATTATAAGCGTTACATGACAATTTCTTTAAAGGGTCTTGCTCTTAATAAAGTTAAATTCCTCTAATAAAATTCTTCGTCCCCCCCCCCAAAATTTTTGGCTAGTGATTCttcaatttaattttttcttttaaaactacACCAGGTTGCTTTCTCCCCAGATACAggaaacaagttttttttttttttttaaatgtggATCAAAGTCTCCTGTACTAAAAAAGTATAAATTCTTGGATTGAATGGGTTCTGCATAAacttttgccttttctttttggcGTGAAGCTGTGTTAAGCCAAGATATAACGCATATTTGAGACTGACACATATTTGTGTCAGTCGGATGTAATTTGGTCAGCCGCGGACGTGCGCAGTCAGCACGTCCGCGTCTGACACATGCTCTGTCCGAAATCAGCCGCGGACGTGCCCAGTCAGCATGTCCGCTCTGACACCTGCTGCTCCCATGAATTTTTTGCAGAATTTTTTGCAGACAAGTTTCTAGTGGAATTTTTAATTATGCGGACGTGCCCAGTTAGCACGGCCGCTATAGAATGAGAAACACCCCCTATTAGAGGTACATTTGAcggattattttttttttaacgtatAATCTAAGAAATTAGCCAAAAGACACCTGGAGCTTTACGGGCACATATTGGGAGCAGAAGACATAGTATTCTATATTGGAACACGTGTAAAGATTTGTAATATAATAATTTTTGTAATGTAGTATGGATTTGTCATATTTTGTATTATTTTGAATGATTATGATTTTGATATGTTTTTCTATTGGTAGAGTAAGTAAttgttttgcaattttttggtatttttattGTTTACGGTATATTTATGTTTTGTCTAATTGTGATTTGATTATTggttctaattaattttatgcTAGCGAAAGTTgcgagaaacttgtaaagagtaATTTGGCAGCCAAAGTTGGTGACTTGTTTgcctatcattttttttttttttttgctatattTGGATGGATATAGTAGCTATGGATGGATACAGtagcattttttttgtttctgaaATCCAAACACAATGAACCAACATAATACGGCAGACCATAAAAGATTTCGCAAAAACCGTGAGAGGTCCAAGAAATCTGGGCAGGCATATGCAGAAGGCAACGGGCCAACCACTACTTGCAATAAAAAGACGGAAAAGGCCAAAATCTGCAGAGAAACAACAACGAAACCAGtgtaaaagggtaaaattggaatAAGGCGACCAAAATTTAGAACCTGTGGCTGACAAGCATGAAACAGAGATGACCCCACAATGACTTCCATCACACCTACAAAGACAAATGAAGACAAAATCAACGCTCAAATTACAAAATAACCAGCGGAATCACTGTAGCAAGGCCTTCCGCGCCTTATGTAGTTAGAGATATTCTTTTCACGATCGGTCAACGCGAGGTGTCTAGTTTGTTTCCATGACAATCCTGTTGCCCAACATGAATATTGGATCCTCCCTTACAACTTGTAACTCCTTAAATTTCTCGTATATCCCCAGTTATAATTTGCCTTTTGTCTGGACTCCCTCCAACCTTATTTCACACTTCTAAATTAACTCCTCGATTGAGTCCAATAAGAAAAACAccatttttgagttttacattAGAAAAGTAAAAACTtcttaaaacaagtaaaacttCATCACTACTTGATTAAAGTTGGTTAGATAACATATTTGAAACGTTTATTGTGTTTGTTACGAAGAAGAAAACTTTCTAATTGAAATTTACTATTCATAGTGAACTTCTTTCTTATCTTGAGTTTTGGAGCAAATGAATTGTCTTTCACTAAGTAGACAATTAAACTACACTAGCACCTTACActatcaaaaaataaaaataaaaaagcataATCACCATACCTTTCTTATTCTAATTAATACTCCGCAGATGCAAAATTCGAATGTTAAAATCTAATAGCTAAGCTAGAACACAATAATAAAACCTTATATGCTTAATTAAAATTCCAATCAAGAAAGACTTTCTATACCTAAAGCTAATTATACATTTTGGAATAGAAAAAGAATGTTATTTATAATGTAGAAGGATAAACTAAATTTTGTGGGATGCCTTAGCAATTCAACTAATGCTTAAAGTAAGCATATAAACTAAtggcttgtttggattgcatttttctagattttttgtagaaaaattattgtagcgatttgatatatgtaagtaaaaggtgattgaaaaatatgtttacggaaaattgctgtccaaacaaggccttcCTCTCTCCCAATATCTCTTCTCCCATCAGACAACAACGAAGTGCTTTTAAAAACTTGAGGGTGAGCAAATACGATAATTACTAAATTACCAACCGAAATCAATTTgaatttgatgatttgaagtcGGTAATTCGATAATTTGATCGGTAAATCGGGGGTACCGAATTAGTAATTATCGAATTTGGGTCGAAATCGGATTTGAGGTTACTGAATTCAGCTTTATCGAATTCAAATTTATTTCCGTAAAACGGTACAATTTTGCTGTTTTCAAATTCGAATTCCGATTCAAGTGTAATATGAAACAAATGTTACAACTCTTCCATACCCTAAGTCCCCAACTCTTCGTTCTGTTTCTTCTGCTTTCTCATTCCTTTGCACCGTCGCCGCACCTGATTCCACAGACAAAGCTATGAAGAAGACCAcacctctctctctttctccatAGACCATgcctctctctttttctccatCTCGGCTCTCATTGCACGGTCCACAATCCACATCTCACTGGCTCACTCCAATCCCAGTTTCACTCATAAAGCCTCCAGCAAACCAGCAGCACCAGGACTATGGATCGCCAGTGTTGAAGCCTAAAGGTAAGTTTAATACTTTAGTTGCCCTAATTTCGTTAATAAGTTGctctaatttcaaattttaattgatTTGAAGCATGTGAATTTTGGGTGAAACCGAAACCTTAGAGGGAGAGGTTAAATGGGTGATTTTTGAAGCATGTGTAATTTTTGATGAATAATGAAGCTGCGGTCGATCTAATGCTAAAACTTGTTTATTAATTTCATATGGAATTATGTAAGTAAAATTAAAGCTATGGTCGAACTACTTTTTGCTATTGCACCAGCATAGTAAATTAGTAATTACTACTGCACCATCAATTATCAACAGATTCTGCTTGACTAAGTTGATTAGTTCTAAACTCTTATTTAATTTTGTAATTGAATTCATATTTATTGATAATTGATTGTTGCACTAAATTGTATAATTTACTTGCTCAGatttacaaaaaaaagaaaaaactgaaaCTATGTCTACCGATGCTGAAAGTAATCCAAGTCGTGAAGAGCTGGAATAAGAAGGGCCAGGAACTCTTCCTCCTAGTCCGACTACACAAAGCTGTGAGGAATCTGGTTTTGTCAAGAAAATAGGAGAGTACAAGAAGAGGTCCAAAACTTGGAATCATTTTCATGTAAAGCATGTGCAAGGAGTTCGTCATGCAATCTGCAAATACTGTGAGAAGGACATAGCTGCGGATCCCAAAAGTAATGGTACGACTCCCCTTAATACTCATGTAGCAAAATGTCCTCTAAATCCTAAAAATAAGCCAATTGGTCATGCTACTTTACGTTTGGGTGAAACTGAAACCTTAGAGGGAGAGGTTAAAGGGGCACTTATAAGTTGGAAATTTGATATTGAAGTCATTAGAAAAAGCATAGCTTATATGGTAATTGTTGATGAGTTGCCATTTAAACATGTAGAGGGAAGAGGTTTTCAATATATGATGCAGACTGCTTGTCCATCGTTTAGAATTCCTTCAAGATGGACTATTTCTAGAGATTGTTATCAGTTGTATTTAGATGAAAAAATTAACCTGAAACATCTCTTGAAGAATGACAGTGGCAGAATTTGTCTAACAACAGATTCCTGGACATCCATTCAAAGGATAAACTATATGTGCCTCACTACCCATTTCATAGATAATGATTGGAAACTGAACAAAAAGATCCTAAATTTCTGTCCTATTGCTAGTCACAAGGGAAATGAAATTAGTAAGGCCATAGAAAAATGTCTACTAGAATGGGGAGTTGATGATATTCTAACTGTTACAGTTGACAATGCAAGTTCCAACAATTTAGTTGTCCAATATTTACGAGGAAAACTTCAAAAATGGGGAAAAGCTGTGTTAAGGGGGAAATGGACTCATGTGAGGTGTGTAACTCACATAGTGAATCTAATTGTCAATGATGGCATCAAAAAATTTGGGGATTTAGTTGATTGTATCAGGGCAGTAGTTAGATATTTTACACAGTCACCTTCTAGATTGAAAAAATTCAAGTAGTGtgttgaaattgaaaaaattgaatgTAAAAGATTGCTCAGTTCGGATGTCTCTACTAGGTGGAATTCTACATATCTAATGCTAGATACAGCTCAGAGGTTTGAGCAAGCTTTTGAGAGGTTTGAGGAGCAGAATCCTTATATGCTTCAAGAGTTAGAAAATCTGCCAACAAAATCTGATTGGACAAAAGCTAGATTCttggtaatttttttggaaaactttTATTAGCTAACTGTGAAGGTTTCCGGTTCCAAATATGTGActtcaaatcattttttcaCTGATATTAGTCACATTCATGGTATTTTTATTGAAATGGCAGCAAGTGACAATAATGAATTGAGTTCAATGGCAAGATCAATGAAGGAGAAATATGACAAGTATTGGGGGAAAGATTGAAAAGATGAATATGCTGATTTTTATTTTCACCTTGAATTTGTAGTTTGCCAAATGTATGGTGAGTCCGATGGTACAACACTAGCTGGCCTTGCAAAAGATGCAATGTTTGAGCTGTTTAATGAATACAAGATGATTAGCACACCTACCTCACATTTTGCCTATCACGCTTCTTCACTTTCAAATGATTCTCAAAAGAGTAAAACTACATTTCATGGAGATGCCTCTAAAACAATCACTGATAGGTACAAGTTGGAGtttaagaagagaaaaatggaactTGGGGGTAGAGATGCAAAATCTGAATTAGATAAATATTTGAATGAGGAGTGTGAGAAAGATGATGAGAGATTTGATATCTTGTTGTGGTGGAAGGCCAATAGCCTTAGATTCCTAATCCTTTCTAAAGCTGCTCGCAATGTGTCAGTAGTCCCAATTTCTACCGTTGCCTCCAAATCTGCTTTTAGTACCGAAGGTCATTTTTTTGATACATTAGGAGTTCTTTGACTCCTAGAATTGTACAAGGTTTAATATGTGCTCAAGATTGGCTTCAGTCCTCCAAGATAGAATTGAATGTAGAAGAAAATCTAGAAGAGCTTGAAGCCTTTGAATCTGGTAAGCTATCAAATTTCTTATTGTAGAATTTAAAGTATTTCTTTATTTCTAATAATTGCCTTTATGATACTTCATGAATTTTGTTTGCTCTTACAGAGTTGTTGAAGGTGGGAGTTGAACCAACTATAATTGACCTTTGAGAGGTCACAAATGCTGAAGTTTGAGTGTTGAGGGTTGAACCAACTCTTGTTGTAGTTTCTGGACAATGACTCTTCATTTTCGATTATGGATTGTAGTTTATGATTTGTGGACAAgttaatttcgaattttgttTTTGCATTATGGACTGTGGAGTGTGAATTTTTAGTTTCACCAGTTTGTAGTTTGTGGATCAGTGAACCAACTACAATGTGTGTTATAGATTGTGGAATATCAGTACTAATTTTAAGTTCATGTTTGTGGCCCAATTACTGTATTGAATTTGGTTAAATTTACTGG
Encoded proteins:
- the LOC113782252 gene encoding zinc finger BED domain-containing protein DAYSLEEPER-like, yielding MPLSFSPSRLSLHGPQSTSHWLTPIPVSLIKPPANQQHQDYGSPVLKPKGPGTLPPSPTTQSCEESGFVKKIGEYKKRSKTWNHFHVKHVQGVRHAICKYCEKDIAADPKSNGTTPLNTHVAKCPLNPKNKPIGHATLRLGETETLEGEVKGALISWKFDIEVIRKSIAYMVIVDELPFKHVEGRGFQYMMQTACPSFRIPSRWTISRDCYQLYLDEKINLKHLLKNDSGRICLTTDSWTSIQRINYMCLTTHFIDNDWKLNKKILNFCPIASHKGNEISKAIEKCLLEWGVDDILTVTVDNASSNNLVVQYLRGKLQKWGKAVLRGKWTHVRWNSTYLMLDTAQRFEQAFERFEEQNPYMLQELENLPTKSDWTKARFLQVTIMN